A part of Candidatus Babeliaceae bacterium genomic DNA contains:
- a CDS encoding glycine--tRNA ligase: MEHTPKNAVTLEKIVALCKRRGFIFPSNEIYGGLNGVYDIGHLGTALKNKIRAAWTKNIESFASSYQSEILFLEGALLGTEALWEASGHVSNFHDPMVDCLTCKHRYRSDDINLNGACPHCGNKTWSAVREFNMMFKTELGATAGLSSTAYLRPETAQSIFINFKNIYSSSRIKIPCGIAQIGKAFRNEITPKQFIFRMREFEQMEIEWFCQEQDAQRFFEAWCDQRCAFYKTIGINPDNIRVRAHEKEELSHYSRGTSDVEYRFPFGWKELEGIANRGNFDLAQHSTFSGKDLSVFDEASKTSYIPHVVECSVGVDRLFLTILCDAYAEEEVDGEVRTVLRLKPSLAPVPAAFFPLTKQQEEPMKKIYAALRAKNYAYAYDVSGSIGKRYRRFDEIGTPVCFTYDFDSAQDNCVTARHRDTMVQERISIDNIEKYIIDILQK; the protein is encoded by the coding sequence ATGGAACATACACCAAAGAATGCTGTTACGCTCGAAAAAATTGTTGCCCTCTGCAAACGCCGAGGATTCATTTTCCCCTCCAATGAAATTTATGGCGGGCTGAATGGCGTGTACGATATTGGACATTTGGGCACTGCGCTCAAAAATAAAATACGTGCCGCTTGGACAAAAAACATAGAATCATTTGCTTCATCATATCAATCAGAAATTCTTTTTTTAGAAGGCGCACTGTTAGGCACAGAAGCGTTATGGGAAGCTTCTGGACACGTCAGTAATTTTCATGACCCTATGGTCGACTGCCTCACCTGTAAACACCGCTATCGTTCAGACGATATCAATTTAAATGGCGCCTGTCCTCATTGCGGTAACAAAACATGGAGTGCGGTTCGCGAATTTAACATGATGTTCAAAACAGAACTGGGAGCTACAGCTGGCTTATCATCAACAGCTTATTTACGACCAGAAACAGCGCAATCGATTTTTATTAATTTCAAAAATATTTATTCAAGCAGTCGCATAAAAATACCCTGCGGCATCGCCCAAATTGGTAAAGCATTTAGAAATGAGATTACCCCGAAACAGTTCATATTTAGAATGCGGGAATTTGAACAAATGGAAATAGAATGGTTTTGCCAGGAACAAGACGCTCAAAGATTTTTTGAGGCATGGTGCGATCAACGCTGTGCATTTTATAAAACCATAGGTATTAATCCTGATAATATTCGCGTACGCGCACATGAAAAAGAAGAACTTTCGCACTATTCTCGTGGAACATCTGATGTGGAATATCGTTTTCCTTTTGGCTGGAAAGAGCTCGAAGGCATTGCCAACCGAGGCAACTTTGATTTAGCACAACACAGTACTTTTTCAGGCAAAGACCTTTCCGTTTTTGATGAAGCATCAAAAACATCTTATATTCCTCATGTTGTAGAATGTTCGGTGGGCGTTGATCGTCTTTTTTTAACTATATTATGCGATGCATATGCCGAAGAAGAAGTCGATGGAGAAGTACGAACAGTATTACGCCTCAAGCCTTCATTAGCACCGGTTCCTGCGGCATTTTTTCCGCTTACTAAGCAACAAGAAGAACCTATGAAAAAAATCTATGCTGCATTACGCGCAAAAAATTATGCCTATGCATATGATGTATCAGGATCAATAGGTAAACGTTATCGCAGATTTGACGAGATTGGTACGCCAGTTTGCTTCACCTATGATTTTGACAGCGCTCAAGATAATTGCGTAACGGCACGTCATCGTGATACCATGGTTCAAGAACGTATTTCTATAGATAATATAGAAAAATATATTATTGATATCCTCCAAAAATAA
- a CDS encoding zinc-ribbon domain-containing protein: MNKRIYLVKSHPELVLEWHPTKNILTLERITYGSNKYAWWLCEKGHEYETKIYHRTISGSRCPYCYGKKLSKERSLACKRPDLSKEFHPTKNGALDPTKIHASARQIVWWICSIDSAHEWQSTVDNRNKGNGCPYCTNRGGKVSNGKSLGDLYENLNSEWDYAKNTTSPYDFTPFSNKKAWWACAKNKEHRWKTAISHRVGGTNCPFCSSGWTIENIRLFVAAILPYIETFTEAELYVLFQQNGLLEIGSSNKGRSFVQALKTGRFPKEELEKFVNHEDSLVNKFINDPMVTLESEDGYLLNAAYVLSENDIDVRCNELRIIETKDVLATLNGKIYANLDSEAVDFFIKSANAKIWQHAFIDEAEAIRQLAQHYNSDNLYAQEVTKLFKNSYKVTKNLIIPSGYGFTYAPDLMQRYTAYLVKTRKRIGNWSETGTGKTIAAILASRVIDAKLTVICCPNNVIDTWIKNIKMAYPDSVIFVKDTKIKDSAVNSDNKYLILNYEFFQQATSKQKLEDFLEKNKIDFVIIDEIHYAKQREERSQSWRKQRIAAFLSEAVIKNMDICVLGMSATPVLNNLYEGKTLIELVTGVQYNDLDTRATPSNCISLYQKFITHGIRMVPNYSYKLNERLEPIDCSKEIKQSSLHSIVDHEEFFTKLKIPFILKNLQPKTIVYTHYIQNILHILQTAIEKYGWRVAIFTGDIKDDLDKFIKGDADILIASSCIGTGVDGLQDVCNRLIINSLPWTSAEYKQLIGRIYRQGQKKDTVDVIIPLPYVVDNNTKRSWCESRWKRILFKKSIADAAIDGGISEGHLRTKEQALQDYKKWIERLQRGEIHEVERQQISTTFSSDLQKNAIRKIGDIIRMNQQINKETSQDTNKRFMNNPQAWYEYHEKYGEARKEWEVIPYKEAIKWCKARPHLVIGDFGCGKAFLAQELTNQVHSFDHIAINENVIACDMKQVPLGDLSLDAAIFSLSLMGTNFVDYLKEAKRCLKLDGHLWICEPTARIKDINLFKEILDRLGFDVGRIDERGKFTFIKASKSEREINQVVLKSVDCMNILD; this comes from the coding sequence ATGAATAAAAGAATTTATTTGGTAAAATCTCACCCAGAACTAGTTTTAGAATGGCATCCGACAAAAAATATTTTAACGTTAGAACGAATTACCTATGGTTCAAATAAATATGCCTGGTGGCTTTGCGAAAAAGGACATGAGTATGAAACCAAAATATATCATCGTACCATTTCAGGCAGTCGTTGTCCTTATTGTTATGGGAAAAAATTATCAAAAGAGCGGTCACTTGCTTGCAAGCGACCAGATTTAAGCAAAGAATTTCATCCTACGAAAAACGGTGCTTTAGATCCGACTAAAATTCATGCTTCAGCAAGGCAAATAGTTTGGTGGATTTGCTCAATTGATTCTGCTCATGAGTGGCAATCTACCGTTGATAACCGTAATAAAGGTAATGGGTGCCCATATTGTACAAACAGAGGTGGTAAGGTAAGTAATGGAAAATCTTTAGGGGATTTATATGAAAACTTAAATTCTGAATGGGATTATGCAAAAAATACAACAAGCCCTTATGATTTTACTCCATTTTCTAACAAAAAAGCCTGGTGGGCGTGTGCAAAAAATAAAGAGCACCGTTGGAAAACAGCAATTTCCCATAGAGTTGGAGGGACAAATTGTCCATTTTGCAGTAGTGGTTGGACCATTGAGAATATTCGATTATTTGTTGCTGCTATTTTGCCTTATATAGAAACCTTTACAGAGGCTGAGCTATATGTTCTTTTTCAACAAAATGGATTACTTGAAATTGGAAGTAGTAATAAGGGGCGTTCTTTTGTTCAAGCTCTTAAGACCGGAAGGTTTCCTAAAGAAGAATTAGAAAAATTTGTTAACCATGAAGATTCATTAGTTAATAAATTTATTAATGACCCAATGGTAACATTAGAGAGTGAAGATGGTTATTTGCTAAATGCTGCATATGTATTATCTGAAAATGATATTGATGTTCGTTGTAATGAATTGCGCATTATTGAGACCAAAGATGTTTTGGCGACTTTAAATGGTAAAATTTATGCGAATCTTGATAGTGAAGCAGTGGATTTTTTTATTAAAAGTGCTAATGCAAAAATTTGGCAACATGCCTTTATTGATGAAGCTGAAGCTATTAGGCAATTAGCGCAGCATTATAATAGTGATAATCTATACGCTCAAGAAGTTACAAAATTATTCAAAAATAGTTATAAGGTCACAAAGAATTTAATTATTCCGTCGGGATATGGCTTTACTTATGCCCCCGATCTTATGCAGCGCTATACGGCATATCTTGTAAAAACTAGAAAGAGAATTGGTAATTGGTCTGAAACCGGTACTGGCAAAACAATAGCTGCTATTTTGGCAAGTAGAGTAATCGATGCAAAATTGACAGTAATTTGTTGTCCAAACAATGTTATTGATACATGGATAAAAAATATTAAAATGGCATATCCTGACAGTGTTATTTTTGTTAAAGATACAAAGATTAAAGATTCTGCAGTTAACAGTGATAATAAATATTTAATTTTAAATTATGAATTCTTCCAACAGGCTACTTCTAAACAAAAATTAGAAGATTTTTTGGAAAAAAATAAGATTGATTTTGTAATTATTGATGAAATTCACTATGCCAAACAAAGAGAGGAAAGGAGTCAATCTTGGAGGAAGCAAAGAATCGCAGCATTCTTATCTGAAGCTGTAATAAAAAATATGGATATATGTGTTTTAGGAATGTCGGCGACTCCAGTTCTTAATAATCTATATGAGGGTAAAACACTAATTGAATTGGTTACAGGCGTTCAATATAATGATTTGGATACAAGAGCAACGCCTTCAAATTGTATATCGTTATATCAAAAATTTATTACTCATGGCATCCGAATGGTTCCTAATTATTCATATAAACTCAATGAGAGATTAGAACCTATAGATTGTAGCAAAGAAATAAAACAAAGTTCATTGCACTCAATAGTTGATCATGAGGAATTTTTTACCAAATTAAAAATTCCCTTTATTCTTAAAAACTTACAACCAAAAACTATTGTTTATACGCACTATATTCAAAATATTTTACATATTTTGCAAACAGCGATTGAAAAATATGGCTGGAGAGTTGCCATATTTACTGGTGATATTAAAGATGACTTAGATAAATTCATAAAGGGGGATGCCGATATTTTAATTGCTTCAAGCTGCATAGGCACGGGTGTTGATGGGCTTCAAGATGTTTGCAATAGATTAATTATTAATTCTTTGCCGTGGACTAGTGCTGAATATAAACAATTAATTGGTAGAATTTATAGGCAGGGGCAAAAAAAAGATACTGTTGATGTAATTATCCCATTGCCTTATGTAGTTGACAATAATACAAAACGCTCGTGGTGTGAATCAAGATGGAAGCGCATACTATTTAAAAAATCAATTGCTGACGCCGCAATTGATGGCGGAATATCTGAAGGTCATTTAAGAACAAAAGAACAGGCGCTACAAGATTATAAAAAATGGATTGAACGGTTACAGCGTGGAGAGATTCATGAAGTAGAACGCCAACAGATTTCAACTACATTTTCAAGTGATTTGCAAAAAAATGCAATAAGAAAAATTGGTGATATTATCAGAATGAATCAGCAGATAAACAAAGAAACAAGTCAAGATACGAATAAAAGATTCATGAATAATCCTCAAGCATGGTACGAATATCATGAAAAATATGGGGAAGCTAGAAAAGAATGGGAAGTGATTCCATATAAAGAGGCTATAAAGTGGTGCAAAGCCCGTCCCCATCTTGTAATAGGTGACTTTGGTTGCGGAAAAGCTTTTTTAGCGCAAGAACTTACAAATCAAGTTCATTCTTTTGATCATATAGCTATTAATGAAAATGTTATTGCATGTGATATGAAACAAGTTCCACTTGGGGATTTATCTTTAGATGCGGCAATTTTCTCATTATCATTAATGGGTACAAATTTTGTTGATTATCTAAAAGAAGCTAAACGTTGCTTAAAACTGGATGGGCATCTTTGGATTTGCGAACCAACTGCTAGAATAAAAGATATTAATCTCTTCAAAGAGATACTTGATCGATTAGGTTTTGATGTAGGACGTATAGATGAAAGAGGTAAATTTACTTTTATTAAAGCGTCAAAATCTGAGAGGGAGATTAATCAGGTTGTGTTGAAAAGTGTTGATTGTATGAATATTTTAGATTAA
- a CDS encoding zinc-ribbon domain-containing protein encodes MYETIESLRDQQEALEYLNSTVALGQEDFLFALYNVAIAQGGLAQLAGKTGLNRESLYKILAPHGNPHLDVFLTILNNLGFQMEIVPLRRSLLPELKCEKPLRLNSIATTNPTLAEQWHAIKNSPMVPNDITPTSRKKVWWKCSKVESHEWEASALSMIKEFKINFLKYKRYTEEEFSAQLKQACPLCMRMKANE; translated from the coding sequence ATGTATGAAACTATTGAATCGCTTCGTGATCAACAAGAGGCATTAGAATATCTTAATTCTACGGTAGCGCTTGGACAAGAAGATTTTCTTTTTGCCCTTTACAACGTTGCCATAGCACAGGGTGGGCTTGCGCAATTAGCAGGAAAAACTGGGCTTAATCGCGAAAGTTTGTATAAAATTTTAGCGCCTCATGGTAATCCACATCTTGATGTATTTTTGACAATTTTAAATAACTTGGGGTTCCAAATGGAGATTGTGCCTCTTCGGCGCAGTCTTTTACCCGAGTTAAAATGCGAGAAGCCTCTACGACTTAATTCTATCGCTACAACTAATCCAACACTTGCAGAGCAGTGGCATGCTATTAAAAATAGCCCCATGGTACCCAATGATATAACTCCTACCAGTAGGAAAAAAGTTTGGTGGAAGTGTTCAAAAGTTGAAAGTCATGAATGGGAAGCCTCTGCTTTAAGTATGATAAAAGAATTCAAAATTAATTTTTTAAAGTATAAGAGATACACAGAAGAAGAATTTTCCGCTCAATTAAAACAAGCATGTCCTTTATGTATGAGAATGAAAGCAAATGAATAA
- a CDS encoding VTT domain-containing protein, with protein MKKLYNWAGKQVSSPYATWIFALLVFTEGFFFMPVNTLLVLFCLEKRNKALLYALLATIASILGGLFGYYIGSLLWSTLGARIVSFLISEDAFNKALAQYKSYHLWGIIVSSFLPIPYKLITLTSGFCRLPLGVFTLGITIGRTVRFFLIGTALYIWGDYIKEIIDRYFYFILALGLLILFVSWWAIH; from the coding sequence ATGAAAAAATTATATAATTGGGCCGGCAAACAGGTATCTTCTCCCTACGCTACGTGGATTTTTGCACTTCTCGTGTTCACTGAGGGCTTTTTTTTCATGCCCGTAAATACACTTCTCGTGCTTTTTTGTTTAGAAAAAAGAAACAAAGCCTTGCTCTATGCACTACTTGCAACAATAGCATCCATACTTGGCGGACTGTTCGGCTATTATATTGGATCACTGTTATGGAGTACACTCGGCGCCCGTATTGTTTCTTTTCTGATTTCTGAAGATGCATTCAACAAAGCACTCGCTCAATACAAGTCCTATCATTTATGGGGAATTATTGTTTCAAGTTTTTTACCCATACCCTATAAACTCATAACGTTAACGTCAGGTTTTTGCCGTTTACCCCTTGGTGTTTTTACTTTAGGAATCACCATTGGCAGAACGGTACGTTTTTTTCTTATAGGAACAGCGTTGTACATTTGGGGTGATTATATAAAAGAGATTATTGATCGCTATTTTTATTTCATACTAGCCCTCGGACTGCTTATACTTTTTGTAAGCTGGTGGGCTATTCATTAA